In Bradyrhizobium sp. 1(2017), one DNA window encodes the following:
- a CDS encoding class I SAM-dependent methyltransferase — MDDWIDYYDSTHTIYASKLHRDLHFQIIARDIIGYIPAPEAAVLDYACGEALSANEVAAACGKLILAEPAPGVRGRLIARFAPNTKIRVRSLDDVRNMRDQSIDLVVMNSVAQYMTAEELDDALLNVRRILKPSGKLVLGDILQPNVGMVRDVMALLSFGLRHGFLKDALVGLISTALSDYRQLRSRIGLQRYSEDEITAKLTAAGFAVQRAHTNIGHNRWRMTFIARPPLVC; from the coding sequence ATGGACGATTGGATCGATTATTACGACTCCACGCATACGATCTATGCCAGCAAGCTGCATCGCGACTTGCACTTCCAGATCATTGCGCGGGACATCATCGGCTATATCCCCGCACCCGAGGCAGCGGTGCTGGACTATGCCTGCGGCGAGGCGCTGTCGGCGAACGAGGTAGCAGCCGCCTGCGGCAAGCTGATCCTGGCCGAGCCCGCCCCCGGGGTGCGCGGCCGGCTGATCGCGCGGTTCGCCCCGAACACCAAGATCCGCGTCCGCTCGCTCGACGACGTCCGTAACATGCGGGACCAGTCGATCGATCTCGTCGTGATGAACTCGGTCGCGCAATACATGACCGCAGAGGAGCTGGATGACGCCCTCCTCAACGTCCGCCGGATCCTGAAACCCTCCGGCAAGCTGGTGCTCGGCGATATCCTCCAGCCCAATGTCGGCATGGTCAGGGACGTGATGGCGCTGCTCAGCTTCGGCCTGCGGCACGGCTTCCTGAAGGACGCGCTGGTCGGGCTGATCAGCACCGCGCTATCGGATTATCGCCAGCTGCGCTCGCGCATCGGGCTTCAGCGCTACAGCGAGGACGAGATCACCGCCAAGCTGACGGCGGCCGGGTTCGCCGTCCAACGCGCCCACACCAATATCGGCCATAATCGCTGGCGCATGACCTTCATCGCGCGACCACCTCTGGTTTGTTAA
- the carB gene encoding carbamoyl-phosphate synthase large subunit translates to MPKRTDITTILIIGAGPIVIGQACEFDYSGTQAVKTLKEEGYRIVLVNSNPATIMTDPELADATYIEPITPEIVAKIIEKERHVIPGGFALLPTMGGQTALNCALSLRRQGTLDKFDVEMIGATADAIDKAEDRQLFREAMTKIGLETPKSRLANASELKKSFRDKHQAERAKLSGAALEELDRQWTLGESERRKRYQEYAFGQAMMALSEIGLPAIIRPSFTMGGTGGGIAYNKEEFLDIIERGLDASPTNEVLIEESVLGWKEYEMEVVRDKKDNCIIVCSIENLDPMGVHTGDSITVAPALTLTDKEYQIMRDASLAVLREIGVETGGSNVQFGVNPEDGRMVVIEMNPRVSRSSALASKATGFPIAKVAAKLAVGYTLDEIANDITGGATPASFEPTIDYVVTKVPRFAFEKFPGASTTLTTSMKSVGEVMAIGRTFQESLQKALRGLETGLTGLDEIEIEGLGRDDDKNAIRAALGTPTPNRLLQVAQAMRLGWSNEEIFNSCKIDPWFLGEMRGIVDMEEKVRKNGLPGNAFGMRTLKAMGFSDARLAVLAETSEAEVTAKRHALGVRPVYKRIDTCAAEFASPTAYMYSTYEAPFAGAPADESTPSDKKKVIILGGGPNRIGQGIEFDYCCCHACFALHDAGYESIMVNCNPETVSTDYDTADRLYFEPLTAEDVLEIIDKERSKGTLHGVIVQFGGQTPLKLARALEAAEVPILGTSPDAIDLAEDRDRFKRVLDKLRLKQPKNGIAYSVEQARLVSADLGLPLVVRPSYVLGGRAMQIIREENQLNDYLLGTLPELVPADVKARYPNDKTGQINTVLGKNPLLFDRYLSDATEIDVDCLCDGKDTFIVGIMEHIEEAGIHSGDSACSLPPHSLDAKMIEELERQTRELALGLDVVGLMNVQYAIKDGEIYVLEVNPRASRTVPFVAKVVGTPVAKIAARIMAGEKLADFKLKKAELKHVGVKESVFPFARFPGVDTVLGPEMRSTGEVMGIDGSFAVAFAKSQLGGGTRVPRKGTVFVSVRESDKTRIAEAVRELHSLGFKVLATSGTARFLTDQGIPTEKVNKVLEGRPHIVDAITNGDVQLVFNTTEGPQALADSRSLRRAALLHKVPYYTTLSGAVAAAQGIRAYLGGDLEVRTLQSYFSET, encoded by the coding sequence ATGCCCAAACGTACAGACATCACCACCATCCTGATCATCGGCGCCGGTCCCATCGTGATCGGGCAGGCCTGCGAGTTCGACTATTCGGGCACCCAGGCGGTGAAGACGCTGAAGGAAGAGGGCTACCGCATCGTCCTCGTCAATTCCAACCCGGCCACCATCATGACCGACCCGGAATTGGCCGACGCGACCTATATCGAGCCGATCACGCCCGAGATCGTCGCCAAGATCATCGAGAAGGAACGTCACGTCATTCCCGGCGGCTTCGCGCTGCTGCCGACCATGGGCGGCCAGACCGCGCTGAACTGCGCGCTGTCGCTGCGCCGTCAGGGCACGCTGGACAAGTTCGACGTCGAGATGATCGGCGCCACCGCCGACGCCATCGACAAGGCGGAAGACCGCCAGCTCTTCCGCGAGGCCATGACCAAGATCGGGCTCGAGACGCCGAAGTCGCGGCTCGCCAACGCGTCCGAGCTGAAGAAATCGTTTCGCGACAAACACCAGGCCGAACGTGCGAAGCTGTCGGGCGCCGCTCTCGAAGAGCTCGATAGGCAGTGGACGCTGGGCGAGAGCGAGCGCCGCAAGCGCTATCAGGAATACGCGTTCGGCCAGGCCATGATGGCGCTGTCCGAGATCGGCCTGCCCGCGATCATCCGCCCCTCCTTCACGATGGGCGGCACCGGCGGCGGCATCGCCTACAACAAGGAGGAGTTCCTCGACATCATCGAGCGCGGCCTCGATGCGTCTCCGACCAACGAAGTGCTGATCGAAGAGTCGGTGCTCGGCTGGAAAGAATACGAGATGGAGGTGGTGCGCGACAAGAAGGACAATTGCATCATCGTCTGCTCGATCGAGAACCTCGATCCGATGGGCGTGCACACCGGCGATTCCATCACGGTGGCGCCGGCGCTGACGCTGACCGACAAGGAGTACCAGATCATGCGCGACGCCTCGCTGGCGGTGCTGCGCGAGATCGGCGTCGAGACCGGCGGCTCCAACGTGCAGTTCGGCGTCAATCCCGAGGACGGCCGCATGGTCGTCATCGAGATGAACCCGCGCGTGTCGCGTTCGTCCGCGCTGGCCTCCAAGGCCACCGGCTTTCCGATCGCAAAGGTCGCCGCCAAGCTCGCGGTCGGCTACACGCTCGACGAGATCGCCAACGACATCACCGGCGGCGCCACGCCGGCCTCTTTCGAGCCGACCATCGACTATGTCGTCACCAAGGTGCCGCGTTTCGCCTTCGAGAAATTCCCGGGCGCCTCGACCACGCTGACGACGTCGATGAAGTCGGTCGGCGAAGTCATGGCGATCGGCCGCACCTTCCAGGAAAGCCTCCAGAAGGCGCTGCGCGGGCTCGAGACCGGGTTGACCGGCCTCGACGAGATCGAGATCGAGGGCCTCGGCCGCGACGACGACAAGAACGCGATCCGCGCCGCACTCGGCACGCCGACGCCGAACCGGCTGCTCCAGGTCGCCCAGGCCATGCGGCTCGGCTGGTCGAACGAGGAGATCTTCAACTCCTGCAAGATCGACCCGTGGTTCCTCGGCGAGATGCGCGGCATCGTCGACATGGAGGAGAAGGTCAGGAAGAACGGCCTGCCCGGTAATGCCTTCGGCATGCGCACGCTCAAGGCCATGGGCTTCTCCGACGCACGGCTCGCGGTGCTCGCCGAGACGTCGGAAGCCGAAGTGACGGCGAAGCGCCACGCGCTCGGCGTCCGCCCCGTCTACAAGCGCATCGACACCTGCGCGGCCGAATTCGCCTCGCCCACCGCCTATATGTATTCGACCTATGAGGCGCCGTTTGCCGGCGCTCCCGCGGACGAGAGCACGCCGTCCGACAAGAAGAAGGTCATCATTCTCGGTGGCGGGCCGAACCGCATCGGCCAGGGCATCGAGTTCGACTATTGCTGCTGTCACGCCTGCTTCGCGCTGCATGACGCCGGCTACGAATCCATCATGGTCAACTGCAACCCGGAGACGGTGTCGACCGACTACGATACCGCCGACCGGCTCTATTTCGAGCCGCTCACCGCCGAGGACGTGCTTGAGATCATCGACAAGGAGCGCAGCAAGGGCACGCTGCACGGCGTGATCGTGCAGTTCGGCGGCCAGACCCCGCTGAAGCTGGCGCGCGCGCTGGAAGCCGCCGAAGTGCCGATCCTCGGCACCTCGCCCGACGCCATCGACCTTGCCGAGGACCGCGACCGCTTCAAGCGCGTGCTCGACAAGCTGCGGCTCAAGCAGCCGAAGAACGGCATCGCCTATTCGGTCGAGCAGGCAAGGCTCGTCTCCGCCGATCTCGGCCTGCCGCTGGTGGTGCGCCCGTCCTACGTGCTCGGCGGCCGCGCGATGCAGATCATCCGCGAGGAGAACCAGCTCAACGACTATCTACTCGGCACCCTGCCGGAGCTGGTGCCGGCCGACGTCAAGGCGCGCTATCCGAACGACAAGACCGGCCAGATCAACACCGTGCTCGGCAAGAACCCGCTGCTGTTCGACCGCTATCTGTCGGACGCCACCGAGATCGACGTCGATTGTCTCTGCGACGGCAAGGACACCTTCATCGTCGGCATCATGGAGCACATCGAGGAAGCCGGCATCCATTCCGGCGACAGCGCCTGCTCGCTGCCGCCGCACTCGCTCGATGCGAAGATGATCGAGGAGCTGGAGCGGCAAACGCGTGAGCTCGCGCTCGGCCTCGACGTCGTCGGCCTGATGAACGTGCAATACGCCATCAAGGACGGCGAGATCTACGTGCTCGAGGTCAATCCGCGCGCCTCGCGCACGGTGCCGTTCGTCGCCAAGGTGGTCGGCACGCCGGTCGCCAAGATCGCCGCGCGCATCATGGCCGGCGAGAAGCTCGCCGACTTCAAATTGAAGAAGGCCGAGCTCAAGCATGTCGGCGTGAAGGAGTCCGTCTTCCCGTTCGCGCGCTTCCCCGGCGTCGACACGGTGCTCGGTCCCGAGATGCGCTCGACCGGCGAGGTCATGGGCATCGACGGCTCGTTTGCGGTGGCGTTTGCCAAGAGCCAGCTCGGCGGCGGCACGCGGGTGCCGCGCAAGGGCACGGTGTTCGTCTCGGTGCGCGAGAGCGACAAGACGCGCATCGCCGAGGCCGTCCGCGAATTGCATTCGCTCGGCTTCAAGGTGCTGGCGACCTCGGGCACGGCGCGCTTCCTGACCGACCAGGGCATCCCGACCGAGAAGGTGAACAAGGTGTTGGAGGGCCGGCCGCACATCGTCGACGCCATCACCAATGGCGACGTCCAGCTCGTCTTCAACACCACCGAAGGTCCGCAGGCGCTCGCCGACAGCCGTTCGCTGCGGCGCGCGGCCCTCTTGCATAAAGTGCCGTATTACACCACTCTTTCCGGGGCCGTGGCGGCCGCGCAGGGCATCCGCGCCTATTTGGGCGGGGACCTTGAGGTTCGTACCCTGCAGAGCTACTTTTCGGAAACCTGA
- a CDS encoding Lrp/AsnC family transcriptional regulator — protein sequence MSRNLDEIDLKILTEIQADGRITNVELAKRVGISPPPCLRRVRALEEEGYIHGYRGLLDARKLGFDVTVFAAVHLSSQAEADLRAFEDFVRAEPLVRECWMLSGEVDFILKCVAPDMATFQDFVTHLTAAPHVRNVRTSLVLHNSKYEAAVPLEVKGRR from the coding sequence GTGTCGCGGAACCTAGACGAGATCGACCTGAAGATTCTCACCGAGATTCAGGCCGACGGTCGAATCACGAATGTCGAACTGGCCAAACGCGTGGGCATCTCGCCGCCCCCTTGCCTGCGCCGTGTCCGGGCGCTGGAGGAGGAGGGCTACATCCACGGCTATCGGGGCCTCCTGGACGCCCGCAAGCTCGGCTTCGACGTCACCGTGTTCGCCGCCGTGCATTTGTCCAGCCAGGCCGAGGCGGATTTGCGCGCGTTCGAAGACTTCGTCCGCGCCGAGCCCCTGGTGCGGGAATGCTGGATGCTGTCGGGCGAGGTCGATTTCATCCTGAAATGCGTCGCCCCCGACATGGCGACCTTCCAGGATTTCGTCACGCACCTGACCGCCGCGCCCCATGTCCGCAACGTGCGCACCTCACTGGTGCTGCATAATTCGAAATACGAGGCGGCCGTGCCGCTGGAGGTCAAGGGACGAAGGTAG
- a CDS encoding cupin domain-containing protein — translation MSVVRDRAEPLAIVFGDDGLVPNNILPFLVYQGAVTLDPKRPEETIEDLFEANGWGGTWRNGVYDYLHYHATVHEVLGVARGSARVRFGGDHGQELEIKAGDVAILPAGTGHQCIKASDDFCVIGAYPPGSRMEITRATPENHAKALKTIPRVAMPPADPVTGKHGALMRLWRSP, via the coding sequence ATGTCCGTCGTCCGCGACAGGGCCGAGCCGCTCGCCATCGTGTTTGGGGATGACGGGCTCGTGCCGAACAACATCCTTCCGTTCCTGGTCTACCAGGGCGCGGTGACGCTCGATCCCAAGCGACCCGAGGAGACCATCGAAGACCTGTTCGAAGCGAACGGCTGGGGCGGCACGTGGCGCAACGGCGTCTACGACTATCTGCACTATCATGCGACGGTGCACGAGGTGCTCGGCGTCGCGCGCGGCAGCGCCCGGGTCCGCTTCGGCGGCGATCATGGCCAGGAGCTTGAGATCAAGGCTGGCGACGTTGCGATCCTGCCAGCCGGCACCGGTCATCAATGCATCAAGGCGAGCGACGATTTCTGCGTGATCGGCGCCTATCCGCCGGGCAGCAGGATGGAGATCACGCGGGCCACGCCGGAGAATCATGCCAAGGCACTGAAGACGATTCCGCGAGTCGCGATGCCGCCGGCTGATCCCGTGACGGGGAAGCATGGGGCGTTGATGCGGTTGTGGCGGTCGCCATAA
- a CDS encoding Dps family protein — protein sequence MSKTNNKVSPDLDTPTDLSPDGVKKVSEALNVLLADAFALYLKTKNFHWHISGRHFRDYHLLLDEQSDQIFATTDQLAERVRKIGGTTLKSIGQVAKLQTIKDNNEDYVPPREMLRELMQDNKHVAAAMRKAHDVCDEAGDVASASILENFIDETERRTWFLFEATRQEGGNEA from the coding sequence GTGAGCAAAACCAACAACAAGGTCTCGCCCGATCTCGACACCCCCACCGATCTGTCGCCCGACGGGGTCAAGAAGGTCTCGGAGGCGCTCAACGTGCTTCTGGCCGACGCGTTCGCGCTATATCTGAAGACCAAGAATTTTCACTGGCACATCAGCGGCCGGCATTTCCGCGATTACCATCTGCTGCTCGACGAGCAGTCCGACCAGATCTTCGCCACCACCGACCAGCTCGCCGAGCGTGTCCGCAAGATCGGCGGCACCACGCTGAAGTCGATCGGCCAGGTCGCAAAGCTCCAGACCATCAAGGACAACAACGAGGACTACGTGCCGCCGCGCGAGATGCTGCGCGAATTGATGCAGGACAACAAGCATGTCGCCGCCGCGATGCGCAAGGCGCACGATGTTTGCGACGAGGCCGGCGACGTCGCCAGCGCCAGCATCCTCGAGAACTTCATCGACGAAACCGAGCGTCGCACCTGGTTCCTGTTCGAGGCGACACGGCAGGAAGGCGGCAACGAGGCGTAG
- the trxB gene encoding thioredoxin-disulfide reductase, translating to MSAPVHAKVVIIGSGPAGYTAAIYAARAMLEPILIQGIQAGGQLTITTDVENYPGFADVIQGPWLMEQMEKQAVHVGTRIVSDLVTKLDASQRPFRLTCDSGDVYLADTVILATGAQARWLGLPSEAKFQGGGVSACATCDGFFYRNKDVVVVGGGNTAVEEALYLTNHASQVTIVHRRDHFRAERILQERLFKHPKIKVIWDSAVDEICGTESPNKVTHVRLKNVKTGKLTDVKTDGVFIAIGHAPATELVKDTVKLKPSGYVEVAPNSTATSVPGLFAAGDVADETYRQAVTAAGLGCMAALEAERFLALRASERAAAE from the coding sequence ATGTCCGCTCCTGTTCATGCAAAGGTCGTCATTATCGGCTCCGGCCCCGCCGGCTACACGGCGGCGATCTACGCCGCCCGCGCGATGCTCGAGCCCATCCTGATCCAAGGCATCCAGGCGGGCGGCCAGCTCACCATCACCACCGACGTCGAGAACTATCCGGGCTTCGCCGACGTGATCCAGGGCCCCTGGCTGATGGAGCAGATGGAGAAGCAGGCGGTCCATGTCGGCACCAGGATCGTCTCCGACCTGGTCACCAAGCTGGACGCTTCCCAGCGGCCGTTCCGCCTCACCTGCGACAGCGGTGACGTCTATCTCGCCGACACCGTGATCCTCGCCACCGGCGCGCAGGCGCGCTGGCTCGGACTGCCGTCCGAAGCGAAATTCCAGGGCGGCGGCGTCTCGGCCTGCGCCACCTGCGACGGTTTCTTCTACCGCAACAAGGACGTCGTGGTGGTCGGCGGCGGCAATACGGCGGTCGAGGAAGCGCTGTACCTCACCAACCATGCCTCGCAGGTCACGATCGTGCATCGCCGCGATCACTTCCGCGCCGAGCGCATCCTGCAGGAGCGCTTGTTCAAGCACCCGAAGATCAAGGTGATCTGGGACTCCGCGGTCGACGAGATCTGCGGCACCGAGAGCCCGAACAAGGTCACCCATGTCCGCCTGAAGAACGTCAAGACCGGCAAGCTCACGGACGTGAAGACCGACGGCGTCTTCATTGCGATCGGCCACGCCCCGGCGACCGAGCTCGTCAAGGACACGGTCAAGCTCAAACCGTCGGGCTATGTCGAGGTCGCCCCGAACTCGACCGCGACCTCGGTGCCCGGCCTGTTTGCCGCCGGCGACGTCGCCGACGAAACCTATCGCCAGGCCGTGACGGCCGCCGGCCTCGGCTGCATGGCCGCACTCGAAGCCGAACGTTTCTTGGCCCTTCGCGCCAGCGAGCGCGCGGCAGCGGAATAG
- a CDS encoding LysR family transcriptional regulator — translation MPRTRDGFTDMDWDKLKVFHAAAEAGSFTHAGEQLGLSQSAVSRQVSALEQELSVSLFHRHARGLILTEQGDLLFRTAHDVFMQLQAARAKLTDSRERPSGDLKITTTPGVGINWLIPRLGEFTALYPEIRISLIVTDEELDLSMREADVAIRTRKPTQPDLIQRKLFAMGFHAYCSPEYIKRFGTPRTLEELDSHRIITLSDGNFAPHLQNRNWLVEAARNGSGPREAYFKVNNILGLVRACQQGLGIAALPDYLVEEQSKLVQLFGESDSIQLDTYFVYPEELKTVARVQVFRDFVVSKAQRWPS, via the coding sequence ATGCCTCGAACACGCGACGGATTTACGGATATGGATTGGGACAAGCTGAAGGTGTTTCACGCGGCAGCGGAAGCCGGCAGCTTCACGCATGCGGGCGAGCAGCTCGGCCTGTCGCAATCGGCGGTCTCGCGCCAGGTCTCGGCGCTGGAGCAGGAGCTCTCGGTCTCGCTGTTCCACCGCCACGCCCGCGGCCTGATCCTGACCGAGCAGGGCGACCTGCTGTTCCGCACCGCGCATGACGTGTTCATGCAGCTGCAGGCGGCCCGCGCGAAACTGACCGACAGCCGCGAGCGGCCGAGCGGCGACCTCAAGATCACCACCACTCCCGGCGTCGGCATCAACTGGCTGATCCCGCGGCTCGGCGAGTTCACCGCGCTCTATCCCGAGATCCGGATCTCGCTGATCGTCACCGACGAGGAACTCGACCTATCGATGCGCGAGGCTGACGTCGCGATCCGCACCCGCAAGCCAACGCAGCCGGATCTGATCCAGCGCAAGCTGTTCGCGATGGGCTTCCATGCCTATTGCTCGCCGGAATACATCAAGCGCTTCGGCACGCCGCGCACGCTGGAAGAGCTCGACTCCCACCGCATCATCACGCTCTCGGACGGCAACTTCGCGCCGCATCTGCAGAATCGCAACTGGCTGGTGGAAGCCGCACGCAACGGCTCGGGGCCGCGCGAAGCCTATTTCAAGGTGAACAACATCCTCGGTCTCGTGCGCGCCTGTCAGCAGGGCCTCGGCATCGCCGCGCTCCCCGACTATCTCGTCGAGGAACAGAGCAAGCTGGTGCAGCTGTTCGGCGAATCCGACTCGATTCAGCTCGACACCTATTTCGTCTATCCCGAGGAGTTGAAGACGGTTGCGCGCGTGCAGGTGTTCCGCGATTTCGTAGTGAGCAAGGCGCAGCGCTGGCCGTCCTGA
- a CDS encoding ArsR/SmtB family transcription factor, translating to MSRTPLHPTREQIELPMVLDCLSDPIRLAIVYQLAQQERVSIELCCGDFSGLGAKSNLAYHFAKLRECGLMQTRVAGTNRFMRLRREDLDARFPGLLDAVLSSAAKDADRLQLLSECEVVEAS from the coding sequence ATGAGCCGCACACCCCTCCATCCCACCCGCGAGCAGATCGAGCTGCCGATGGTCCTGGATTGCCTGAGCGATCCGATCCGATTGGCGATCGTCTATCAGCTCGCGCAGCAAGAACGTGTCAGCATCGAGCTCTGCTGTGGCGATTTCAGCGGCCTCGGCGCCAAGTCCAACCTCGCCTATCACTTCGCCAAGCTGCGCGAATGCGGGCTGATGCAGACCCGCGTGGCAGGAACCAACCGGTTCATGCGGCTGCGTCGCGAGGATCTGGATGCGCGGTTTCCGGGCTTGCTCGATGCGGTACTCAGTTCGGCGGCAAAGGATGCGGACCGGCTGCAGCTTTTGTCCGAATGTGAAGTGGTTGAGGCCAGCTGA
- a CDS encoding MFS transporter — MSVFWLAVAAFVIGTEGFVIAGLLPAIATDLSISVSAAGQLVTAYALTYAVGSPILAVALNNIDRRTVLALALSTFIAGNLAAMMASNYALLLGSRMLMALGSGLCMPTALAVSVAVASPERRGRAVALVTSGLTVATVIGVPLGNLIGSLFGWRATFAMVALIGTVALAGLLLGLPRGLPRNTASLGERLAVARHSNVLIALVITILWALGGFTLFTYFAVPLRGLGFDASQISLALLVFGGAAAIGNMLGGVLADRLGTLTTAALGLAGMASALILHSLVLKLMPGQAHYAVLGAIFLWGLSGWAFYPAQIASIVRIEPQASMIALSLNASAMYLGFAIGGALGGAVLATLSANDLGWIGGTSVAASLLVHLARGWQARPKPVKIAG; from the coding sequence ATGAGCGTCTTCTGGCTGGCCGTGGCGGCCTTCGTGATCGGCACCGAAGGCTTTGTCATTGCGGGACTTTTGCCGGCAATCGCCACCGACCTTTCGATTTCGGTCTCAGCCGCTGGGCAGCTGGTCACGGCTTATGCGCTCACCTATGCCGTCGGGTCGCCCATCCTGGCGGTGGCGCTGAACAACATCGACCGCCGCACCGTGCTGGCTCTGGCCCTGTCGACCTTCATCGCCGGCAACCTCGCCGCGATGATGGCCTCCAATTACGCCCTGCTGCTGGGCTCGCGCATGCTGATGGCGCTGGGCTCCGGGCTGTGCATGCCGACGGCGCTCGCGGTGTCCGTGGCGGTCGCCTCACCCGAGCGGCGCGGCCGGGCGGTCGCCCTCGTCACCTCGGGCCTGACAGTCGCGACCGTCATCGGCGTTCCCCTCGGCAATCTCATCGGCAGCCTGTTCGGCTGGCGTGCGACCTTCGCCATGGTCGCGCTGATCGGCACCGTCGCACTCGCCGGCCTGCTGCTCGGCCTGCCCAGGGGCCTGCCGCGCAACACGGCTTCGCTCGGCGAGCGGCTGGCGGTGGCGCGTCACAGCAACGTCTTGATCGCGCTCGTGATCACGATCTTATGGGCGCTCGGCGGCTTCACCTTGTTCACCTATTTCGCGGTCCCGCTGCGCGGCCTCGGCTTCGATGCGTCGCAGATCAGCCTGGCGCTGCTGGTGTTCGGCGGCGCGGCTGCGATCGGCAACATGCTCGGCGGCGTCCTGGCCGACCGGCTTGGAACGCTCACGACCGCAGCCCTCGGACTCGCGGGCATGGCGAGTGCGCTGATCCTGCATTCGCTGGTGTTGAAGCTGATGCCCGGACAGGCCCATTATGCGGTGCTGGGCGCGATTTTTCTGTGGGGCCTCTCGGGCTGGGCGTTCTATCCGGCCCAGATCGCCAGCATCGTCCGGATCGAGCCGCAGGCCTCGATGATCGCGCTCTCGCTCAACGCCTCGGCGATGTATCTCGGCTTCGCCATCGGCGGCGCCCTGGGGGGTGCGGTGCTGGCCACCCTGTCCGCCAACGACCTCGGTTGGATCGGCGGAACGAGCGTCGCGGCCTCGCTTCTGGTGCATCTTGCCCGGGGTTGGCAGGCCCGACCAAAACCCGTCAAAATTGCCGGTTGA
- the greA gene encoding transcription elongation factor GreA encodes MEKVPMTQAGFVALGEELKKRQSEDRPRIIEHIAEARSHGDLSENAEYHAAKEEQSHNEGRIAELEDKLARADIIDISKLSGDTIKFGATVTLVDEDTEKKTVWQIVGEVEADAKKGRISITSPLARALIGKKKGSTVEVNAPGGAKAYEITKVEWR; translated from the coding sequence ATGGAAAAGGTTCCGATGACCCAGGCCGGCTTTGTCGCGCTCGGGGAAGAATTGAAGAAGCGCCAGTCGGAGGATCGTCCGCGTATCATCGAGCATATCGCGGAGGCGCGCTCGCACGGAGACCTGTCGGAGAACGCGGAATATCATGCCGCGAAGGAAGAGCAGTCCCATAATGAAGGCCGCATCGCCGAGCTCGAGGACAAGCTCGCGCGCGCCGACATCATCGACATCTCGAAACTCTCCGGCGACACCATCAAGTTCGGCGCCACCGTGACGCTGGTCGACGAGGACACCGAGAAGAAGACGGTGTGGCAGATCGTCGGCGAGGTCGAGGCCGACGCCAAGAAGGGCCGCATCTCCATCACCTCGCCGCTCGCCCGCGCGCTGATCGGCAAGAAGAAGGGGTCAACCGTCGAGGTCAACGCACCTGGCGGCGCCAAGGCCTATGAGATCACCAAGGTAGAGTGGCGGTAA